The segment ATTTCCTCCCGATCTCTGGCGCAAGGTCAGCTATGATTGACGCTTGCAAGGGGAGGCGTTACCCCTGAAATCCATGAGAGCGTCGCCCTATATCAGGATAACGACCGCTATAATCATATAATGGAGTAAGAATCGTGACGGGCAGATTGGTCATTGTCGGGGCCGGACAGGCCGGTTTCGCGTTTGCCGCCAAATTGCGGACGCTTGGAGATTCGAGGCCGGTCACCATTATTGGCGCGGAGGAAAACCTTCCCTATCAGCGGCCGCCGCTGACCAAGAAATATCTTCTCGGCGAGATGGCCTTCGACCGGCTGCTGTTCCGCCCCGAGCATTGGTATTCCGAGAACAATGTCGAGATTCGTCTGTCTACCTGGGTCGAGCAGATCGACCGGGCGGCAAAGCAGGTAGTCATGCAGGACGGTTCGGCGCTGGCTTATGATGTGCTGGCGCTGGCGACCGGCGCCACGCCGCGCCGCTTGCCGCCCTCCGTCGGAGGCGCGCTCGAAGGCGTCTATCTCGCCCGCGACAAGCGCGATGCCGACCAGCTTGCCAGCGAAATGCGCGCGGGCCGCCGTGTTCTCATCATCGGCGGCGGTTATATCGGCCTCGAAGCCGCGGCGGTTGCCCGCCACCGCGGCCTCGAAGTCACGCTTATCGAAATGGCCGACAGGATCCTGCAGCGCGTCGCCGCCAAGGAGACGGCCGACATCATGCGGGCGATCCACCGCAAACATGATGTCGTCATTCGCGAAAAGACCGGCCTCAAGCAGTTGATAGGCAAGAACGGCCATGTCGTCGCCGCCGAGCTGTCCGATGGCTCCACCATAGACGTCGATTTCGTGATCGTCGGTATCGGCGTTGCCCCGAATGACCGGTTGGCCAAGGAGGCAGGGCTGGAAGTTGGTAACGGCATCATAGTCGATTCGTTTGCCCGCACCTCCGATCCCTCGATCTTCGCCGTGGGCGATTGCGCCGAATTGCCTTGGAGCGACGGCCGCATCCGTCTCGAATCGGTACAGAACGCCGTCGACCAGGCCGAAGCCGCAGCCGGAATCATCGCCGGCGGCAACGAACCCTATGATCCGAAGCCATGGTTCTGGTCGGATCAATATGACGTGAAATTGCAGATCGCCGGCTTCAACCACGGCTACGACGAAACCCTTCTGCGCGCCGGCACCCGTGAAGGGTCGGCTTCGGTCTGGTATTTCAAAGAGGGCAGCTTCATCGCCGTCGATGCCATCAACGACGCAAAGGCCTATGTGACCGGCAAGAAGCTGCTGGAAACCGGCACCAACCCGGCAAAGGCTGTCCTGGCCGACTCGGCCGCGGACCTTAAGCAGTTGCTGAGTTAAGAGGGAGCCGCACGCCGGCTCTCGGGTTCCCTCTGCAGGATGCGCATATCGCCGAATGCAGGGAGAACGTGCATGGAGGCGAAAAAGCGCTTGCGTCGATAAATGAATGGCCGTATCAGGGCCGCACCGGAGAGGTGGCCGAGTGGTCGAAGGCGCTCCCCTGCTAAGGGAGTATACGTCAAAAGCGTATCGTGGGTTCGAATCCCATCTTCTCCGCCATCAACTCATACCGAAGACATAGGTAACGGTTCGTCCCTGAGGCATGGGTGACAACGAATTGCCGATGGTTTGCAGGGCCCTCCGCTTCAAACCGATATGGCCCGGATCGTAGGGCATGAACGCACCGGCTGTTCCGACCGATTCGTCTGCGCCTCCAGCCCTCGCTCTTGGAATGATTGACGATCTTGCAGCCGGTCTTGCGCGAGATAATGAGCTTTCGGCACTCGCCGCTCACGCCTTCACCCTCCAGTACATGGTCGACGAATCGAAGACGTTCCTCCATCACCGAAATCTCTCTCCGCCACATCAACACCTCTCGCTCGACGCGGAAAGTGTTACCCATGTCTCCGGTTATTACGCCCACCTACCGCCAGGTTAGGCTACTCCGCCGCTGGGCACTCTACAGAACAATCCCTCCAAATTGATGATGCGAAGTAGGGCATCTCTGAACTTCGTCCGCAACCGATTCTCTTTTGTCATTCCGCTGCAATCTTGTTGGCGGATAACTGTTAATGCCGATTCTTGATCGAATCGGCCGCAGCAGAATCACCGTCTCGCGATTCCGTGCTGAAGCGGCGAAGGTGGATTTGCTCGTTCGGCACGGTTGATGGCTGTCCCGGCGGATGTCGAAAATGGCGAACAACACGTCGCGGCAGCCATGGATTTGCCCTGGAACGGCCACTGTGATGGCCTGCCCGCTCCCTACCTTTTCATTTAAAAGCGGCCTGTAAGTGCTGGTGCCTTAAGGGCTTTCTTAACAAACTATAAACAAATCCGCGGCCTGCATCGTGGACTTGTGTCCTTTCGGCAACAGGAATAACGGAAGGCTCATGCAAATCCCTCTTTCCGGCAAGATGTAGATTGCGTGACAGTTCGCGTCTTGTATTTTCAATCTCGGAAGCGAGGGCGATTGATCGTCCACTTCTTGAAACACGAGGATGGGGCAGGGAATGCCTTCGGGTAGTTCTCATTCTCGATTGAAACTTTGACTGGAGGTCAATAATGAACATCAAGAGCCTTCTTCTCGGCTCCGCTGCTGCGCTTGTAGCAGTTTCCGGTGCTCGCGCGGCTGACGCTGTTGTTGCCGCTGAGCCGGAGCCGCTCGAATACGTTCGCATCTGCGACGCATACGGCGCAGGCTACTTCTTCATTCCGGGCACCGAAACCTGCCTCAAGATCGGCGGCAAGGTTCGTACGGAAGGTGAATGGTACGACGCTTACAACCCGAACAATGTTCGTGGCACGCTCTGGCATACCCGCGCTGAGCTGAACGTCGAAACCGCGACCGACACCGAATACGGTCCGCTGAAGACGAACACCATCCTTCGTTGGGATTGGCAGGAAGGCGGCTCCACGAGCACGAACCTTCTGTGGTCGTACATCAGCCTCGGCGGCTTCAGCGTTGGTAAGCAGGACTCCTGGTTCAACCAGTTCACTGGTTACGCCGGCGACGTCATCAACGACGACGTGGTCTATGATGGCCCGTACGAACTCAACCAGATCACCTACAACTATGATGCCGGCAACGGCTTCACGGCTGTGATCTCGTTGGAAGACAGCAACTCCGGCGTTGGCGCAACCGGCTCTAACGGCGAAGACAGCTCGGATCACTACGCTCCGGACGTCGTTGCCGGTGCTGGCTACAAGGCTGGCGCATGGTCCTTCAAGGTCGTCGGTGGTTATGACTCCATCGTCGAAGAAGGCGCCATCAAGGCTCGTGTCGACGCTGACTTCGGCGCCTTCTCGGCCTTCTTGATGGGCGGCTGGAACACGGACGGCGACAAGCTGAACAAGTATGCTGGCTCGAACGGTGGCGGCGACGCTGCTGGCATCGGCTGGGGCGACTGGGCAGTTTGGGGCGGCGTTGGCGTTCCGATCAACGAAAAGCTGAAGTGGAACCTGCAGCTCGCCTACACCGACTCGAAGATCTTTGCCGCTACGACGAACCTCAAGTTCAACCCGGTCAAGAACCTGCTCATCGAGCCGGAAGTATCTTACACCAACTGGGATTCGATCAACGAAGATCAGTGGGCTGGTATCCTCCGCTTCGAGCGCACTTTCTAATCTGATTTGACCTCGGTCATGATCTGATTGTCACATTCGTGACGAAAAGCCCGGCTTTCGAGCCGGGCTTTTTGCATTTCGGGACACACGATCTGAGGGCCTCCAATACCGGAAAGACATCGACCTTTATTTCCAAAATTTATAACATTCTAATTAAGTATAGATGCTTTAAATTTGAGCGCCTTCGAAAGTAACACCAAGTAGAGTTCTACTTTAGAGCGCAGCAACTATGTGACAGTTTTGCGACGTGATTTTTGTGCAACGCAAAATTCGAAACCATTGTCACATATGATTATAGTTTGTCTTTGATATTGCTCTGAAAAATTTGATCTGTAGGTTCGCAACCCGGAAGCAAGGCTTATCGTCTTGGTTCTCCCAGATCAGGGGTCAACTTTGAACACAGGGGTGGGGTAAGGCACGTCGTTTTTCGGCGCGAATTCTCATGCCTAATCGATATTTAGAACTGGAGTTATTATGAACATCAAGAGCCTTCTTCTCGGCTCCGCTGCTGCGCTGGCAGCAGTTTCCGGTGCTCATGCAGCCGATGCCGTCGTTGCTGCCGAGCCGGAGCCGCTTGAATACGTTCGCATCTGCGACGCTTATGGCGCTGGCTACTTCTTCATTCCGGGCACCGAAACCTGCCTCAAGATCGGCGGCCGCGTTCGTACGGAAGGTGGTTGGTACAACGCTTACAAGGCTGGCCAGGACGCAGGCGCCCGCGGCACCTATTGGCATACTCGTGCCGAACTCTCCGTAGATACCGCCACCGACACCGAATATGGTCCGCTGAAGACGGATACGGTTCTCCGTTGGGACTGGCAGGAAGGCGGCTCGACGGCGACGAAGCTCCTCTGGGCGAATATCAGCCTCGGCGGTTTCCTGGTCGGCAAGAACGATTCGGTTTACTCGAGCTTCCTCGGCTATGCCGGCGACGTTATCAACGACGACGTGATCGAGTACGGTATCAACGGCACCGATGAACTGAACCAGATTACCTATAAATATGATGCGGGCAACGGCTTCACGGCAGTGATCTCGTTGGAAGACAGCAACTCCGGCACCGGCGCAACCGGTGCGAACGGCGAAAACAGCTCCGATCACTATGCACCTGACGTCGTTGCCGGTGCTGGTTACAAGGCCGGCGCATGGCAGTTCCGCGTAGTCGGCGGTTATGATTCCATCGTCGAAGAAGGCGCCATCAAGGCTCGTGTCGATGCTGACTTCGGCGTTCTGTCTGCCTTCGTTATGGGCGGCTGGAACACGGATGGCGACAAGCTCAATAAGTATGCCGGTGCTGGCGGTGCTGGTCTCGGCTGGGGCGACTGGGCAGTTTGGGGCGGCATTGGCGTTCCGATCAACGACAAGCTGAAGTGGAACGTTCAGGTTTCTTACGACGACCTGAAGACTTTCGCAGCCACGACCAACATCAAGTGGAACCCGGTGAAGAACCTGCTGATCGAGCCGGAAGTCACCTACGTCAACTACGATGCGGTCAACAAGGACACCTGGGCCGGCATCCTGCGCTTCCAGCGTAACTTCTAATAAAGAAGTCCGCTCACTGATCTGACCTCCGATCAGAAGGGATTGGCCCGGTTTTCCCAATCGGGCCTTTCCTTTTTTGCGTTTCAGCTCTCTGAATTCTAAAACTGCAGCGACCTTTCTGCGTTCAAATTGAACGTAGCGCTCTGGAATTCAAATCGTGGCAAGGAAATGCCGAATCGCGGCCGGAATATCTCCGAGGTGCAGAATCGGAGCATGTCCCTGGCCGACGGCAATCTTCACCCTCATGCCGGGATGCCGCCTTGCCATCTCTTCGATACTGGCCGTCGTCAGCAGTTTCGAATTCTCCCCGCGAATCACCATCAAGGGAATTTTCTGAAACGATTCGAATTGCGGCCAGAGATCCGGCAGCGGCGCTTCAAGGTCGAGTGACTTCATCTGTGCGGCAATAGCGGGATCGAAATCCGCAATGATTTTTCCATCTCTGTACGTATAGATCGCCTGCGCCATGTCGCGCCAATCGTCTGCCGTCAGCGCCGTGAAAGCGTCGCCATGATTTTCCCTCAGAATCTCGACAGCCTCGTTCCAATCGGCCGGCCTCCTGTCACGATTCAGATAGTCTCGGATGTTGCCGAGCCCTTCTTTTTCCAGAACGGGACCGATGTCGTTGAGAATGACAGCCTTCAGGATATCGGGATGGCTTGCGGCCAGCAGATGCAGGACGAGGCCGCCGCGCGACGTGCCGATGAAAACGGCCTTCGATATATTCAGCGTGGCGCAGGTCGCGAGCACATCCTGGGCCTCGACGGCGAGATTGTAGTGGCTCTTGTCATCGTCCCAGGCCGACAAACCTCGTCCCCGGGCATCGAGCGTAATCACTCTGCGCGGTTTCACCGGATCTCGCGACAGAAGCAGCGCCAAATCGTGAAAATCCCGGGAATTGCGGGTCAGACCCGGCAAGCAGACGATCGGCGACAGGCTTGAGCTCGACGATTCGCCACCGTAATCGCGTGCGTGGAGCCTCAGCCCGTCCGGCGCCGGGATTGTTCTGCTGACAAAGCCGCTCTCATCGTCATTGCGCATGGATAGCCCTCATGGGTGGCGTTTCACGAGGGATGTAACGCGATTTTGTCGTTCTGAACAATCGCGTTGCGTCGGTGCAGAGCTTAGCCGCGTCCGTAGATCAGATCGTGTTCGATATCGGTCTTCTGCCCAAGCCGAGCCTTGTAGACCTGATAGTTCTCCATGACGCGCTGGACGTAGTTGCGCGTTTCGGGGAAGGGGATGCGCTCGATCCAGTCGACGACATCGTCGATCGATTTGCCACGCGGATCGCCATAGCGGTTGATCCACTCCGGAACCTTGTTCGGGCCGGCATTGTAGGCAATGAAGGTCAGAATGTAGGAGCCGCCGAAGGCATCGATCTGCTCGCCGAGGTAATGGGCTCCAAGCGTCGCGTTGTAGCCGGCATCCTGCGTCAGCTTGTCCGCCGAATAGGCCATGCCATGACGGCCGGCGACGGCCTTGGCCGTCTTCGGCAGAAGCTGCAGCAGACCGCGCGCGTTGGCAGACGAGATTGCTGCCGGGTTGAAGGCGCTCTCTTGCCGGGCGATGGCATAGGCGAGCGCCTTGCCGGAACCGGAAATATTGGCACTGTCCGGAATGACGCCGATCGGGAAGGCAAGGGCTGCAACATCGACGCCGCGGCCATAAGCGATCTTGCCGACCTGCAAGGAAAGCTGGTGATTGCCGGAGCGCTCGGCCCGTGCCGCCAGCATGGCGATCTCGCCGGGGCTCTGCAATTGTCTTGCCAGCGCCCGATAAAGGGCGTCGGCCCGCCAGCCGTGTCCTGCCGCTTCGAGATGCGCGATGGCCTGTACCGCTTCTCGGGATTGGAAACGCTCCCGGTCATCGGTCGTCGGCGAGGGGTAGGTGACGTTCAGCGTCCGGCGGCCTAATTTTTCGGCTGCGAGCTGGCCGTAGAACGTGCTCGGGTAGGACGCTGCCTTGGTATAGAAATCCGCCGCCTTGCCGGGGCCGCCGGCTTCAGCGGAGCGGCCGAGCCAATACCAGGCGCGAGACAGCGAGATCGGACCGTTCGATACCTGCAGGATTTTACGAAAATGCGTTTCGGCCGTCGCTCCGTCCTGCAGTCCGCGTAGTGCATACCAGCCGGCATGGAATTCCGCCTCGCCGACATCCTGCGCACTCTCTGCGACGCTGGCGTCGACGATGCGATACGCGGTTTTGAATTCGCCCTGATCCACCAGGCCGCGGCTGACGATGCGCTGCTCGTCCCACCATTGGCTGGCATTGACGAGTACGCTGCGGTCGCGCGGCATTTGCATCAGAAGATTGGCGGCATCGTCAAATTTGTCCTGGCGGCGCAGATTCTCGATCCGCATGAAAAGATAGGCGGGGTCCTTGCGCCATTGCGAATCGATATTGGCAAGCAAAGTTCCGGCATTGGCGGAATGATTGTTGACGGCTGCCCAGGCCTTGTAGAGCGATTGCGCCCGGCCGAGGTCGCCGAAACGCTTGGCCTGTGCGGTGCGGCCGCGATAAAGCAGATAGTCCATCCGCGCCTTGTGATCGGCCGGCGACAGAAGGCTGGAGAATTCGGCAAGGATCTTGTCTTCGAAGGACTTGTCGAGCCCCTCGTTGCGCCAGACCTTGCGGATGAGCTTGGCAGCTTGCGCGGTCGCGCCGCGCGAAACTAGCGCGCGCGACAGGATGACTGCGCCTTCCGGCGTTTCCGGCTGCGTATTGCCAAAGGCGGCAAGCACTTGATCGGCGGGGGGATTTTCAGCGTAAATCGCGCGTTCGGAATTGCCGCGCAGGCTGGCGAGACCCGGCCAACCGGCGAGCTCACGCGCTGCTGCGGCGATTTCGCCGGAGGGAACGCCGGGCTGGCCGGAGGTAGCGATTGCCCAGGTCAGAATGTGGCGGTCGAGCGTACCCTGGCCCATGCTGTTGCGGATGGCGAGCGCCTGCATCGGGTTCTTGCCGGTGAGGGCATCGAGACCGGCTTTCAGGTCGCCGCTGACGGGGGCTATCGCGGAGCCGCGCGGAATAGATCCGGTATTCAACGGATCGGGCACGGTCATCGCTACGTCAGTCGTGTCAGGGATTGTTGTCTGTTCGCCGGGAAGCTGTGAGGCAAAAGTGCTCCACGCGACCGCCATGCCCATAGCGGTCAAGATCATGACGGGTCTTTTCATTCGGCTACTCACAACAAAAAACAGGCCCCCTCCATTTGCCGAAGTTTATATTAACGAAACCTTAGCGTTGGCCCGAATTTCAATCAATTATGATATCGGAAACTGCCCTTTACCATCGAAAGCGCGCTTGTCGCCGTCAAGTGAGCGCTTTATGGTGCGCGGATTCATAACCATGGATTGCGGCTGAAGCATGAAAGCGGCGCCGCGAGGAGACTTGCATGTTCCAGGGGTCCATTCCCGCACTCGTTACGCCCTTCACTGACGCCGGCAAGGTGGATGAAGCATCCTTCGCTTCCCATGTCGATTGGCAGATCAAAGAGGGCAGCAGCGGGCTCGTTCCCGTCGGTACGACGGGCGAATCGCCGACCCTGTCGCATGATGAGCACAAGCGTGTCGTCGAGATTTGCATCGAAGTGGCCGGCAAGCGTGTCCCGGTCATGGCCGGCGCCGGCTCCAACAATACCCGCGAGGCGATCGAGCTTGCCCAGCATGCCGAGAAGGTCGGGGCCAACGCAGTTCTGGTCGTCACCCCCTACTACAACAAGCCGACGCAGAAGGGGCTTTACGCACATTTTTCGGCCGTAGCCGAAGCGGTGAAGCTGCCGATCTATATCTATAACATTCCCGGCCGTTCGGTCGTCGACATGACGCCTGAGACGATGGGCGCGCTCGCCAAGGCGCATACCAATATCGTCGGCGTCAAGGATGCAACAGGCAAGATCGAACGGGTCTCCGAGCAGCGCATCACCTGCGGTAGCGACTTCCGCCAGCTTTCCGGCGAGGATGCGACCGCGCTCGGCTTCAACGCCCATGGCGGCGTCGGCTGCATCTCGGTGACTGCCAATGTCGCGCCGCGTCTTTGCGCCGAATTCCAGGCGGCGACGCTTGCCGGCGACTATGCCAAGGCGCTGGACTATCAGGATCGCCTGATGCCGCTGCATAAGGCTATCTTCCTGGAGCCGGGCCTCTGCGGCGCCAAATACGGCCTTTCCCGCCTTGGCCGCATGAGCCGCAACGTGCGCTCGCCGCTGCTCTCGACACTGGAGCCCGGCACGGAGGCGGCGATCGACGCCGCCATGCGCCATGCCGGTCTGTTGAACTGACGGCAAAGCCGACGCGCTCATAAAATGTCCTGTCGAGACCGCTCTCTTCACAAGGAGGGCGGTCTCGCTTATCTAAAGCATGTCGCGCAAAAGTGCGCAGCGGTTTTGCGATAACGATATGCGCAAAATCAAAGACCTAAAGCGCAAGGAGCGAATCTGAAAGATTGCGACGCGCTTTAGGGTTTGAAACCTGTCGCGCCGGTGACTGCTGCCGGAATTGACGCACGAAAAGAAGAAGAACCATGGCACCCAAAGGCAGCCAACGCGTGGTGAAGAAGATCGTCGCGGAAAACCGCAAGGCGCGCTTCAACTACGAGATCATCGATACCTATGAGGCAGGGCTTGTGCTGAAAGGCACGGAGGTCAAATCGCTGCGCGAAGGCAAGGCCAATATCGCCGAATCCTACGCCTCCGATGAAGACGGCGAGATCTGGCTGATCAATTCCTATCTGCCGGAATATCTGCAGGCGAACCGCTTCAATCATGAGCCTCGCCGCCGCCGCAAGCTTTTGCTCTCCGGTCGCGAGATTGGCCGTTTGCGCTCCGCCGTCAATCGCGAAGGCATGACGCTGATCCCGCTGAAGATCTATTTCAACGACAGCGGCCGCGCCAAGCTGGAGCTGGCTCTCGCCAAGGGCAAGAAGATCCACGACAAGCGCGAATCCGAGAAGGAACGCGACTGGAACCGGCAGAGGAACCGGCTGCTCAAGGATAATGGGTGAAATAAGCGAATGCGAAGCCTTATCTCGGTCCGCACCGGCGAGATAAAGCTCCCTATTTCTTCGATTACTCGTCGACCTCGACTGCGGGCGCCGGCTCGACCGGGCGCGGCGGACGCTCGGAAGGATCTCGGCCGATTTCGGCCTTCAGTGATACGAGATCGATGAAGTGATCGGCCTGACGGCGCAGGTCGTCGGCGATCATCGGTGGCTGGGTGGCCATCGTGGAAATGACAGACACCTTGCGGCCGCGGCGCTGCAAAGCTTCCACCAGTGTGGTGAAATCGCCGTCGCCGGAAAAGATGACCAGATGATCGACGGTTTCCGATTGCTCCATGGCGTCGATCGCCAGCTCGATATCCATGTTCCCCTTGATCTTGCGGCGGCCCATGGAGTCGGTGAATTCCTTCGCCGGCTTGGTGATGACCTTGTAGCCGTTATAATCCAGCCAATCGATGAGCGGGCGGATCGAGGAATATTCCTGGTCTTCGATAAGTGCGGTATAGTAATAGGCCCGCAGCAGATATCCACGCTTCTGGAAGGCCTTCAACAGCTTGCGATAATCGATATCAAAACCAAGACTTTTAGATGCAGCGTAAAGATTGGCGCCGTCTATAAAAAGTGCAATTTTTTCGCGTGGGTCGAACATCGCTTACATATCCATTGTTACCAAAACGCAATTACTTTACTCAAAATGCAGTCAAAACAATGCCTTGTATGACGCCCAAGAATAATTCGTATTACTTTATGAATTATTCATATAAACGAGATTTAGGGCACGCTTTATGATATTCCAAGCAACTATGGGTTGAATACGCGATTTGTCTAATGAATTTTAGCGCATTGTGGAGGGATTGGCAGCCCTGAAGCAGGAAAAACTTGAATTTGCCATCGTTTGCTTGTATCGGGCGTGCTACTCCGAGACATGATGACGACATCACGACCGCAAAGGACAGGCAATGGCCCGTGTCACAGTAGAAGATTGCATTGATAAAGTAGAAAACCGGTTCGAGCTCGTACTGCTTGCCAGCCATCGTGCTCGCCTGATTTCGCAGGGTTCCTCGATCACTATCGACCGCGACAACGACAAGAACCCAGTCGTCGCGCTGCGCGAAATCGCCGATGAGACGCTGTCTCCCGATGATCTGAAGGAAGATCTGATCCACTCGCTGCAGAAGCACGTCGAAGTCGATGAGCCCGAGCCCGATCCGGCAAGCCTCCTGGCAGCCGGCGGCGCCACTTCCGCTTCGGGCGATGAGGAAGAAGATCAGCCGGAAGCCGTTACTTTCGACCAGATGTCGGAAGAAGAGCTTCTTGCCGGCATCGAAGGCCTTGTTCCGCCAGAAAAAAGCGACGATTACTGATCGACGCGCTTGATGCTCTAACCAAGAGCGATATGATGAAGTAATGCGTGCGCCGGTCGTATGACTGGCGCGCTTTTATTTTGCGGGAGTAGCTTGGGAATGATGCGGCAATACGAGCTTGTCGAGCGTGTGCAGAAATACAAGCCCGATGCCAATGAAGCGCTTCTCAACAAGGCCTATGTTTATGCGATGCAGAAGCATGGCCAGCAGAAGCGTGCCAGCGGCGACCCCTATATTTCCCATCCTCTCGAAGTTGCCGCCATCCTGACCGACATGCGCCTGGATGAATCGACGATCGCCGTCGCGCTCCTCCACGATACGATCGAAGACACGACCGCGACGCGGGCTGAAATCGATGAATTGTTTGGCGAGGATATCGGCCGCCTGGTCGAAGGGCTGACCAAGATCAAGAAGCTCGATCTCGTCACCAAGAAGGCGAAGCAGGCTGAGAACCTTCGTAAGCTGCTGCTTGCCATTTCCGACGACGTCCGCGTGCTCCTGGTCAAACTGGCCGACCGGCTGCACAATATGCGCACGCTCGACCATATGTCGCCGGAGAAGCGCGCCCGCATTTCCGAAGAGACGATGGACATCTATGCGCCGCTTGCCGGCCGCATGGGCATGCAGGACATGCGTGAAGAGCTGGAGGAGCTTTCCTTCCGCCATATCAATCCGGAGGCGCACGACACTGTCACCAAGCGCCTCGAAGAACTGTCGCGGCGCAACGAAGGCCTGGTGAAGAAGATCGAGACGGAACTGCGCGACCTGCTGGTCGCCAACGGCCTCGCAAATGCCATGGTCAAGGGCCGGCAGAAGAAGCCCTATTCGGTCTTCCGCAAGATGCAGTCGAAGTCGCTTTCCTTCGAGCAACTCTCCGACGTCTATGGCTTCCGTCTGCTCGTCGATGACGTTCCTTCCTGCTATCGCGCGCTCGGCATCGTGCATACGCGCTGGCGCGTCGTGCCTGGCCGCTTCAAGGATTATATCTCCACGCCGAAGCAGAACGATTACCGTTCGCTGCACACCACT is part of the Rhizobium sp. CB3090 genome and harbors:
- a CDS encoding FAD-dependent oxidoreductase, translated to MTGRLVIVGAGQAGFAFAAKLRTLGDSRPVTIIGAEENLPYQRPPLTKKYLLGEMAFDRLLFRPEHWYSENNVEIRLSTWVEQIDRAAKQVVMQDGSALAYDVLALATGATPRRLPPSVGGALEGVYLARDKRDADQLASEMRAGRRVLIIGGGYIGLEAAAVARHRGLEVTLIEMADRILQRVAAKETADIMRAIHRKHDVVIREKTGLKQLIGKNGHVVAAELSDGSTIDVDFVIVGIGVAPNDRLAKEAGLEVGNGIIVDSFARTSDPSIFAVGDCAELPWSDGRIRLESVQNAVDQAEAAAGIIAGGNEPYDPKPWFWSDQYDVKLQIAGFNHGYDETLLRAGTREGSASVWYFKEGSFIAVDAINDAKAYVTGKKLLETGTNPAKAVLADSAADLKQLLS
- a CDS encoding porin, with protein sequence MNIKSLLLGSAAALVAVSGARAADAVVAAEPEPLEYVRICDAYGAGYFFIPGTETCLKIGGKVRTEGEWYDAYNPNNVRGTLWHTRAELNVETATDTEYGPLKTNTILRWDWQEGGSTSTNLLWSYISLGGFSVGKQDSWFNQFTGYAGDVINDDVVYDGPYELNQITYNYDAGNGFTAVISLEDSNSGVGATGSNGEDSSDHYAPDVVAGAGYKAGAWSFKVVGGYDSIVEEGAIKARVDADFGAFSAFLMGGWNTDGDKLNKYAGSNGGGDAAGIGWGDWAVWGGVGVPINEKLKWNLQLAYTDSKIFAATTNLKFNPVKNLLIEPEVSYTNWDSINEDQWAGILRFERTF
- a CDS encoding porin: MNIKSLLLGSAAALAAVSGAHAADAVVAAEPEPLEYVRICDAYGAGYFFIPGTETCLKIGGRVRTEGGWYNAYKAGQDAGARGTYWHTRAELSVDTATDTEYGPLKTDTVLRWDWQEGGSTATKLLWANISLGGFLVGKNDSVYSSFLGYAGDVINDDVIEYGINGTDELNQITYKYDAGNGFTAVISLEDSNSGTGATGANGENSSDHYAPDVVAGAGYKAGAWQFRVVGGYDSIVEEGAIKARVDADFGVLSAFVMGGWNTDGDKLNKYAGAGGAGLGWGDWAVWGGIGVPINDKLKWNVQVSYDDLKTFAATTNIKWNPVKNLLIEPEVTYVNYDAVNKDTWAGILRFQRNF
- a CDS encoding alpha/beta hydrolase → MRNDDESGFVSRTIPAPDGLRLHARDYGGESSSSSLSPIVCLPGLTRNSRDFHDLALLLSRDPVKPRRVITLDARGRGLSAWDDDKSHYNLAVEAQDVLATCATLNISKAVFIGTSRGGLVLHLLAASHPDILKAVILNDIGPVLEKEGLGNIRDYLNRDRRPADWNEAVEILRENHGDAFTALTADDWRDMAQAIYTYRDGKIIADFDPAIAAQMKSLDLEAPLPDLWPQFESFQKIPLMVIRGENSKLLTTASIEEMARRHPGMRVKIAVGQGHAPILHLGDIPAAIRHFLATI
- a CDS encoding lytic transglycosylase domain-containing protein is translated as MKRPVMILTAMGMAVAWSTFASQLPGEQTTIPDTTDVAMTVPDPLNTGSIPRGSAIAPVSGDLKAGLDALTGKNPMQALAIRNSMGQGTLDRHILTWAIATSGQPGVPSGEIAAAARELAGWPGLASLRGNSERAIYAENPPADQVLAAFGNTQPETPEGAVILSRALVSRGATAQAAKLIRKVWRNEGLDKSFEDKILAEFSSLLSPADHKARMDYLLYRGRTAQAKRFGDLGRAQSLYKAWAAVNNHSANAGTLLANIDSQWRKDPAYLFMRIENLRRQDKFDDAANLLMQMPRDRSVLVNASQWWDEQRIVSRGLVDQGEFKTAYRIVDASVAESAQDVGEAEFHAGWYALRGLQDGATAETHFRKILQVSNGPISLSRAWYWLGRSAEAGGPGKAADFYTKAASYPSTFYGQLAAEKLGRRTLNVTYPSPTTDDRERFQSREAVQAIAHLEAAGHGWRADALYRALARQLQSPGEIAMLAARAERSGNHQLSLQVGKIAYGRGVDVAALAFPIGVIPDSANISGSGKALAYAIARQESAFNPAAISSANARGLLQLLPKTAKAVAGRHGMAYSADKLTQDAGYNATLGAHYLGEQIDAFGGSYILTFIAYNAGPNKVPEWINRYGDPRGKSIDDVVDWIERIPFPETRNYVQRVMENYQVYKARLGQKTDIEHDLIYGRG
- the dapA gene encoding 4-hydroxy-tetrahydrodipicolinate synthase gives rise to the protein MFQGSIPALVTPFTDAGKVDEASFASHVDWQIKEGSSGLVPVGTTGESPTLSHDEHKRVVEICIEVAGKRVPVMAGAGSNNTREAIELAQHAEKVGANAVLVVTPYYNKPTQKGLYAHFSAVAEAVKLPIYIYNIPGRSVVDMTPETMGALAKAHTNIVGVKDATGKIERVSEQRITCGSDFRQLSGEDATALGFNAHGGVGCISVTANVAPRLCAEFQAATLAGDYAKALDYQDRLMPLHKAIFLEPGLCGAKYGLSRLGRMSRNVRSPLLSTLEPGTEAAIDAAMRHAGLLN
- the smpB gene encoding SsrA-binding protein SmpB, with product MAPKGSQRVVKKIVAENRKARFNYEIIDTYEAGLVLKGTEVKSLREGKANIAESYASDEDGEIWLINSYLPEYLQANRFNHEPRRRRKLLLSGREIGRLRSAVNREGMTLIPLKIYFNDSGRAKLELALAKGKKIHDKRESEKERDWNRQRNRLLKDNG
- a CDS encoding NYN domain-containing protein, whose protein sequence is MFDPREKIALFIDGANLYAASKSLGFDIDYRKLLKAFQKRGYLLRAYYYTALIEDQEYSSIRPLIDWLDYNGYKVITKPAKEFTDSMGRRKIKGNMDIELAIDAMEQSETVDHLVIFSGDGDFTTLVEALQRRGRKVSVISTMATQPPMIADDLRRQADHFIDLVSLKAEIGRDPSERPPRPVEPAPAVEVDE
- the rpoZ gene encoding DNA-directed RNA polymerase subunit omega, giving the protein MARVTVEDCIDKVENRFELVLLASHRARLISQGSSITIDRDNDKNPVVALREIADETLSPDDLKEDLIHSLQKHVEVDEPEPDPASLLAAGGATSASGDEEEDQPEAVTFDQMSEEELLAGIEGLVPPEKSDDY